One stretch of Petroclostridium xylanilyticum DNA includes these proteins:
- a CDS encoding NADH-dependent [FeFe] hydrogenase, group A6, with protein MEMVNITINGQKLQVPKDYTILQAARSANIDIPTLCYLKDVNEIGACRMCVVEVKGARSLQAACVYPVSEGLEIKTNTPAVRESRKVTLELILSNHDRKCLTCIRNRNCELQKLAEDLNVQDLRFDGETYRLPLDDFSPSVVRDPNKCVLCRRCVSVCKNVQTVAVIDAQERGFKTIVASAFNKPLSEVPCAMCGQCIVACPVGALREKDDTDRVWAALADPEKHVVVQTAPAVRVALGEEFGMPIGTRVTGKMVAALRRLGFAKVFDTDTAADLTIMEEGTELLGRLKEGKNLPLITSCSPGWIKFCEHNYPEFLNNLSSCKSPHEMFGAVIKSYYAEKEGIDPSKIFVVSVMPCTAKKFESAREELAATGYPDVDAVITTRELARMIKEAGLDFVSLPDESFDNPFGDASGAGVIFGATGGVMEAALRTVAEILAGKSIDNIEYNAVRGVDGIKEATVELPGKTIRAAVAHGLGNARKLLDRVKAGEAQYDFIEIMGCPGGCVTGGGQPIQPAKVRMDIDLRAARAKAIYDEDRSLPVRKSHENPFIKKLYEEYLGEPCGHKSHKLLHTHYKARENY; from the coding sequence ATGGAAATGGTGAATATAACAATCAACGGTCAAAAGCTTCAGGTGCCAAAGGATTATACGATTCTTCAGGCTGCCAGAAGTGCAAATATAGATATCCCAACACTATGCTATTTGAAGGATGTAAATGAAATAGGCGCTTGCAGAATGTGCGTTGTAGAAGTAAAGGGTGCAAGAAGCCTGCAGGCAGCTTGTGTATATCCGGTATCCGAAGGTTTGGAAATTAAAACAAATACACCGGCTGTAAGGGAATCAAGAAAAGTAACTTTAGAGTTGATACTTTCCAACCACGATAGAAAGTGTTTAACTTGCATAAGAAACAGAAATTGTGAATTACAAAAGCTTGCTGAAGATTTGAACGTACAAGATCTAAGGTTTGATGGAGAAACTTACAGACTTCCGTTAGATGATTTTTCTCCTTCAGTCGTTAGAGATCCTAACAAGTGTGTTCTTTGCAGAAGATGTGTAAGTGTATGTAAAAATGTACAGACAGTTGCAGTAATAGATGCTCAGGAAAGAGGATTTAAGACCATTGTAGCATCTGCCTTTAACAAGCCTCTTAGCGAAGTACCTTGTGCAATGTGTGGACAATGTATTGTCGCCTGTCCGGTAGGCGCATTAAGAGAAAAAGATGATACTGACAGGGTATGGGCTGCTCTTGCAGACCCGGAAAAGCATGTAGTGGTCCAAACTGCTCCTGCTGTGAGAGTTGCATTAGGTGAAGAATTTGGAATGCCAATCGGCACAAGAGTAACCGGTAAAATGGTTGCTGCTTTAAGAAGATTGGGTTTTGCCAAAGTGTTTGATACTGATACTGCAGCCGATTTGACCATTATGGAAGAAGGAACAGAACTGTTAGGAAGATTGAAGGAAGGCAAAAATTTACCACTGATTACTTCCTGCAGTCCGGGATGGATTAAGTTCTGTGAACACAACTATCCTGAGTTTTTAAATAATTTGTCTTCTTGTAAATCACCACATGAAATGTTTGGTGCTGTTATAAAATCTTACTATGCAGAAAAAGAAGGAATTGATCCTTCCAAGATATTTGTTGTATCTGTAATGCCTTGTACCGCAAAGAAATTTGAAAGTGCAAGGGAAGAACTTGCAGCAACAGGATATCCTGATGTAGATGCGGTCATCACTACCAGAGAGCTTGCCAGAATGATTAAAGAAGCAGGCCTTGATTTTGTATCACTGCCTGATGAAAGCTTTGATAACCCATTTGGCGATGCAAGTGGAGCCGGGGTAATCTTCGGTGCAACCGGTGGCGTTATGGAGGCTGCATTAAGAACCGTTGCAGAAATTCTTGCCGGTAAATCAATTGACAACATTGAATACAATGCAGTGAGAGGTGTTGATGGTATTAAAGAAGCAACCGTTGAATTGCCAGGCAAGACCATTAGAGCGGCTGTTGCCCACGGCCTTGGCAATGCAAGAAAGCTTCTGGATAGAGTAAAAGCCGGAGAAGCACAATATGATTTTATCGAAATTATGGGATGTCCCGGAGGTTGTGTAACTGGTGGAGGACAGCCAATTCAACCTGCAAAGGTTAGAATGGATATTGATTTAAGAGCAGCAAGAGCAAAGGCAATATATGACGAAGATAGAAGCCTGCCTGTTCGAAAATCTCATGAAAATCCATTTATTAAAAAATTATATGAAGAATATCTTGGAGAACCGTGCGGACATAAGTCCCATAAATTGCTGCATACTCATTATAAAGCCCGAGAAAATTATTAA